A DNA window from Onthophagus taurus isolate NC chromosome 1, IU_Otau_3.0, whole genome shotgun sequence contains the following coding sequences:
- the LOC111418021 gene encoding protein FAM200C-like has product MSRGVPQGSILGPISFLIYINDIQSATEHVNANFSAINYADDTSFLLYGDTFESIVTGGSELLNTVENWLTTKDLIINHDKANVILFKTTNSFYPNTITFNQRLHTTEERKSQNIEKDAKKAEEPDNSLIVCENIPNQESEIHIDPDRIPITFTKFTGELRKQKMLSLKRELIGQQAMFIKPIQNSETATEVSYEISRMIAKRSRPFNDGDFVKECIEIAAKKMCPEAAEKFEKIQLNRMTIQRRIMSLSALDECTDISSTAQLLIFIRGVTQDFEVLEELLGMCSLKGQTKGVDILNVLLDECSKTDLDLSKLSGVATDGAPSMIGVNSGLVTLLKKHLQEKNINAEDLMQFHCIIHQEALCSKKIEFQNVMKVVVSTVNFIKSRGLNHRQFKQFLDDIESEYGDLLYYTELTLQII; this is encoded by the exons ATGTCGAGAGGTGTACCGCAGGGCAGTATACTGGGTCCTATATCGTTCCTGATATACATAAATGATATACAAAGTGCTACCGAACACGTAAATGCAAACTTCTCCGCTATTAACTACGCTGACGATACCAGCTTTCTATTATATGGTGATACATTTGAATCTATTGTTACTGGTGGTTCAGAGTTGTTAAATACTGTAGAAAATTGGTTAACCACCAAGGACCTCATTATAAACCATGACAAGGCTAACGTTATTCTGTTTAAAACTACAAATAGCTTTTATCCCAATACTATAACTTTCAATCAACGTTTACATACAACTGAAGAACGG aaatcacaaaatattgaaaaagatGCCAAAAAAGCTGAAGAACCGGATAACAGTTTAATAGTTTGTGAAAATATCCCTAATCAAGAATCAGAGATCCATATAGACCCTGACAGGATACCA ATTACTTTTACCAAGTTTACAGGCGAATTAAGaaagcaaaaaatgttgtctTTAAAACGGGAGCTTATTGGTCAGCAAGCTATGTTTATAAAACCTATTCAAAATTCAGAAACAGCTACAGAAGTAAGTTATGAAATTTCTCGAATGATAGCAAAGCGAAGTCGCCCCTTCAATGATGGGGATTTTGTAAAAGAATGCATAGAAATTGCCGCTAAGAAAATGTGTCCAGAAGCAGCAGAAAAGTTTGAGAAAATTCAACTGAATCGTATGACTATCCAAAGACGAATTATGTCTTTGTCAG caCTCGACGAATGCACTGATATTAGTTCCACAGCTCAACTTCTCATATTCATACGAGGTGTTACTCAAGATTTTGAAGTCTTAGAAGAGTTATTAGGAATGTGTTCATTGAAAGGTCAAACCAAAGGAGTTGATATACTCAATGTACTTTTGGATGAGTgttcaaaaactgatttggaCTTATCAAAATTATCGGGAGTTGCGACTGACGGTGCTCCTTCGATGATTGGTGTCAATTCCGGGCTAGTTACTTTGCTGAAAAAGCATCTGcaagaaaaaaacataaacgCTGAAGATCTCATGCAGTTTCACTGCATTATACACCAAGAAGCGCTctgttctaaaaaaattgaatttcaaaatgtcatgAAAGTGGTAGTTTCGActgtaaatttcataaaatcacgAGGACTCAATCACAGGCAATTCAAACAATTCCTTGATGACATCGAAAGCGAATATGGAGATTTACTGTATTATACAGAA TTGACATTACAAATCATTTGA